A single genomic interval of Corvus hawaiiensis isolate bCorHaw1 chromosome 5, bCorHaw1.pri.cur, whole genome shotgun sequence harbors:
- the BDH2 gene encoding 3-hydroxybutyrate dehydrogenase type 2, producing the protein MGRLDGKIILLSAAAQGIGRAAAIAFAKEGAKVIATDINESKLQELGKYPGIQIRVLDVTKKEQIENLAKEIEKIDVLCNIAGFVHHGTILECEEQDWDFTMNLNVRSMYLMIKTFLPKMLKEKSGNIINMSSVASSIKGVVSRCVYSTSKAAVIGLTKAVAADFIEQGIRCNCICPGTVDTPSLQERIQARPNPEQALKDFLARQKTGRMATAEEVAHLFVYLASDESAYVTGNELIIDGGWSL; encoded by the exons ATGGGGCGGCTGGATGGGAAGATCATCCTGttgtctgcagcagcacagggcattGGCCGAGCAGCTGCTATT GCTTTTGCTAAAGAAGGAGCCAAAGTCATTGCTACAGACATCAATGAGTCTAAACTGCAGGAACTGGGAAAATATCCAG GCATTCAAATACGGGTTCTGGATGTCACCAAAAAGGAGCAGATAGAAAATCTGGCCAAGGAGATTGAAAAGATTGACGTCCTCTGTAACATTGCAGG GTTTGTTCATCATGGAACCATTCTGGAGTGTGAGGAGCAAGACTGGGACTTCACGATGAACCTCAATGTTCGCAGCATGTATCTAATGATCAAGACGTTCCTTCCAAAG ATGCTTAAAGAGAAATCTGGAAATATTATAAATATGTCTTCTGTGGCATCCAGCATCAAAG GGGTTGTGAGCAGGTGTGTCTATAGTACTTCAAAGGCAGCAGTTATTGGGCTCacaaaggctgtggctgctgaTTTCATTGAACAAGGCATCAGATGCAACTGCATATGTCCTG GAACTGTTGACACACCGTCTTTACAGGAAAGAATCCAAGCCCGGCCTAACCCAGAACAG GCACTGAAAGACTTTCTGGCTAGACAAAAGACTGGCAGGATGGCTACTGCTGAAGAAGTGGCCCATCTCTTTGTCTACTTGGCCTCTGATGAA